A single region of the Myxococcales bacterium genome encodes:
- a CDS encoding PEGA domain-containing protein, whose protein sequence is MMRAWMLCVCSIWFLALAAHADDPASEESDSSLGAARKAYSRGEALYRAGHYEAAQVQFEEAYASTPNPVVLLGIAKAQEKQGQIHAAVLTLERYLKEQKTSANRGSVERHIQELRSEPAVLLIKSDPPGARLLIDGKHHQQPTPTEVRLTPGTHRIEVRAEGHFSVVETLHVQFAERRQVGIALRKAAIHRASPDVPTLPKEAGDTDDADDLMTATWVALGIAGGALVVGSIFGILTLAKQHEFNEQPTDTTAERGEGYALGADVSLGIAAGAGITALVLYLTREEAIAKNRSSSGHHAGIDVIPTLSSTGGGLSARVSY, encoded by the coding sequence GTGATGCGCGCATGGATGCTTTGCGTCTGTAGTATATGGTTTTTGGCACTTGCGGCCCATGCCGATGATCCCGCCTCGGAGGAATCGGACTCCTCACTTGGCGCCGCGCGTAAAGCCTACTCACGGGGCGAAGCTCTTTATCGCGCGGGCCATTATGAAGCGGCGCAAGTTCAATTCGAAGAAGCTTACGCTTCAACACCCAACCCGGTGGTGCTGCTCGGTATTGCGAAAGCTCAGGAAAAGCAGGGACAGATTCACGCGGCGGTTTTGACCCTGGAGCGCTATCTGAAAGAGCAAAAAACATCTGCCAACCGCGGATCAGTGGAGCGACACATCCAAGAGCTTCGCTCCGAGCCTGCCGTTTTGCTTATCAAAAGCGATCCGCCGGGCGCACGTCTCCTAATAGATGGCAAGCATCATCAGCAGCCAACGCCAACGGAGGTGCGGCTTACGCCTGGCACCCACCGTATCGAGGTTAGGGCGGAGGGGCACTTTTCGGTCGTTGAAACATTGCACGTACAGTTTGCCGAGCGCCGCCAAGTGGGGATCGCTTTACGAAAGGCGGCCATCCACAGGGCCTCACCGGATGTACCGACCCTACCGAAGGAAGCGGGTGATACTGATGATGCGGATGATCTGATGACGGCTACCTGGGTGGCCCTAGGGATCGCAGGCGGCGCACTTGTGGTCGGAAGCATTTTTGGCATTTTGACCCTCGCCAAGCAGCATGAGTTCAACGAGCAGCCCACAGACACAACAGCCGAGCGCGGCGAGGGCTATGCCTTGGGGGCGGATGTCTCTTTGGGTATTGCTGCCGGCGCTGGAATCACTGCCCTTGTGCTCTATTTGACCCGAGAGGAGGCTATCGCCAAGAACCGCTCTTCTTCGGGGCATCATGCGGGCATTGATGTGATACCGACCCTTTCATCCACCGGAGGAGGGCTTAGTGCCCGCGTGAGCTACTAA
- a CDS encoding two-component sensor histidine kinase translates to MASSSGLVAGAEDHKRGFRRIVVLLVWLVIVPTALLLLLGVFMLVYWRTQLNIIFGILVVTLVGCLVTGTVLSLVFLRKEAKLSKLQVDFVSKVSHELRTPLTSIKLFVDMLASHKESDPEKVALCIDVLQKETGRLSDRIERLLDWGRMEAGRRIYRLEPTDVSDIISAALSAFRTATVGLDVLVHIDIQPQLPRIHADREAMADALVNLLSNAYKYSNDDRTITVRAFLDTHALRLAVVDNGIGIPLAEHRRIFQKFYRVDERLSREVEGSGLGLAIVGHVVDAHGGSIEVDSEPGNGSTLTIVLPETTWVST, encoded by the coding sequence ATGGCCTCTAGCAGCGGACTCGTGGCGGGCGCAGAAGACCACAAGCGCGGCTTCAGGCGGATAGTCGTGCTTTTGGTGTGGCTTGTGATTGTGCCGACGGCCCTCCTCCTGCTGCTCGGGGTTTTCATGTTGGTGTATTGGAGGACCCAGCTCAACATTATTTTCGGTATTCTAGTTGTAACCTTGGTGGGCTGCCTTGTGACGGGGACCGTGCTTTCATTGGTATTTTTGCGAAAGGAGGCCAAGCTTTCCAAGCTGCAGGTTGATTTTGTCTCGAAGGTAAGTCACGAATTGCGTACCCCTCTGACCTCGATCAAACTTTTTGTGGATATGCTCGCCAGCCATAAGGAATCCGATCCAGAAAAAGTCGCCCTTTGCATCGACGTATTGCAGAAAGAAACGGGCCGCTTGAGCGACCGTATCGAGCGACTATTAGATTGGGGACGTATGGAGGCTGGACGTCGGATCTATCGCCTCGAGCCAACTGATGTGAGCGACATCATCAGCGCGGCGCTCAGCGCGTTTCGCACGGCCACAGTAGGGTTAGATGTCCTCGTCCACATCGATATTCAGCCGCAATTGCCTCGCATTCATGCGGATCGTGAAGCCATGGCGGATGCCCTCGTGAATCTCTTGTCGAATGCCTACAAGTATTCAAACGATGATCGCACCATCACCGTGCGTGCCTTCCTTGATACGCATGCGCTTCGCCTTGCAGTTGTGGACAATGGGATTGGGATACCTTTGGCCGAGCATCGTCGGATTTTTCAGAAATTTTACCGAGTGGATGAACGTCTGTCGCGCGAGGTAGAGGGCTCTGGCCTGGGGCTCGCCATCGTGGGGCATGTCGTTGATGCGCACGGAGGCAGCATCGAAGTAGATAGCGAACCGGGAAATGGAAGCACTTTAACTATTGTGCTTCCAGAGACTACGTGGGTAAGCACATGA
- a CDS encoding response regulator transcription factor, translating into MNSSPRILVVEDDESILLGLRMSLEAEGFEVQHAADGEAGLEAVERGGFDLIILDVMLPKLNGYDLLARMRKHGLSVPVLMLSARTGDIDKVMGLDLGAEDYLTKPFSIAELLARIRVILRRQRPNVDQVHFGDIEINLATHNVLKNGNPVDLTSTEFEILIQLFRSKGRILSRQHLLEGIHGVNHHGTLRTIDNFIAQLRSKLEDDPAQPRHILTIRGVGYRLSVS; encoded by the coding sequence ATGAATTCGTCACCGCGTATCTTAGTCGTTGAAGACGACGAATCTATTCTGTTGGGCCTGCGTATGAGCCTCGAAGCCGAGGGCTTTGAGGTACAGCACGCCGCGGACGGGGAGGCGGGATTAGAGGCGGTGGAACGGGGCGGGTTTGATCTTATCATTCTTGACGTCATGCTGCCTAAGCTTAACGGGTATGATCTTTTGGCTCGAATGCGGAAACACGGCCTTTCTGTACCGGTGCTGATGCTGAGCGCGCGCACGGGCGATATCGATAAGGTTATGGGACTCGATTTAGGTGCCGAGGATTACCTCACGAAACCCTTCTCCATCGCCGAGCTCCTGGCACGAATTCGCGTGATTCTCAGGCGCCAACGCCCCAACGTCGATCAGGTGCATTTTGGGGACATCGAGATCAACTTGGCGACACATAATGTGCTCAAGAATGGAAATCCTGTCGATCTGACCAGCACCGAGTTCGAGATCCTCATTCAGCTTTTTCGGAGCAAGGGGCGTATCCTCAGCCGTCAACATTTGCTCGAGGGCATCCATGGGGTCAATCACCATGGAACGCTAAGAACCATTGACAATTTCATTGCGCAGCTGCGAAGCAAGCTCGAAGATGATCCCGCTCAGCCGCGGCACATATTGACCATTCGGGGCGTGGGTTATCGTCTTAGTGTGAGCTAG